The DNA window TGGGCAGGACCAAGTAGCTGGAACAGCTTCACAGCACAGCAagccaggaaaacaaagaggGCAGAGCCATTTCTCcttctgtctgtttatttgtGATAGAAGAGCAGCCCAATCTGACTGGGCCTGGCTCCTTCACCTCATCCTCAAGGCTACTAACACAGCTTTGGTTAGAGCAGGTGACAGGCACCAGGcccaggagagctgctgcactgcCCTGCTGAACAGCAGAGTACATCTTCACTCAAGCCTAGCAGGATCCACAAAGGCAAGAGGTGTTCCCCGTTACACCATAGCAGAGTACACTACAACCATCCTCAACTGTGCTCACATCAGGCCAGAGAGGAGCCAGTTCCAGGCAGGAGAGCCCAGCAGCCAACTCTAGTGGCAGTTATTGCTCAAGTCTTGAGTTTGCAGGAATGGAAATCACCCAAAGCACAGTGAGCTTGGTCTCCCTCACTCCAGAACAAGCTACCAGCTGTTATTCTGGATCACGTAAGCATGGCTAAAAGCACAtgctcagcactcagcccaggcacaggaaagaaatgcaaggCAACCTGGGCTTATTACATGGTAGAGGCATTTTCAGGCTGTCACAACCCCACTTTGTACTAGGCATAAGGCATATGTATTGTACTGGGCAGCTCTGGGCCTTTAAGTACCACACATCTGCTGCCCCTACATTCTCCACAGCCACACCTGAGCACAGGCACCAGGGCAGGACCCCCTCACCACCACCTGGGTATACAGGGACCACAAGGGACACACAGCATTGTGGCATGGAACAAAATGGCACAGGGCATGGTAGAGCAGGAGCACTCACACttgagctggcagcagcaagcAACCAGGGACAAGTCACTTCATCCACACAGGCTCTAATGAGCCAGGGAAGAGGAGAAGGCACCAGGACAGGGATCAGTCTCGGTCTCTTCTTTTGGTCCTACTCAGAAGGAAATGGCCCCCAGGCAGAAGGGCCAGATGCAGGCACTTGGGGGAAATTCCTTTGGAAACACTGGAATGGGACTGCAGCCCCAAGTTGTGATGCAGGCAGCTGTCTCTCTGTTCAACAACAGTGAGAAACAGCACAAGCCCTCCCAAGAGCAGGAGAAGTTgcccacagctgctcagagcaaagGGGCTGGGCATGCAGACAGaggacagcagggctgggcacagGGGTACAACAGTCTGTAGGCACTTGACTTGGCTAGTGGCACCCAGGAGCAGGGGAACAGGTCCCAGCTGCCTCTGCCCCGGGGCTCTCATTGGCTCTGGGAGGGCCAGGCTGCCCTCTAGTTGGCTTTGACCTTGCCATTGGTGACAGTGCCATTCTCATGGATGCTGCTACCattgtgctgagctgcttgctgAGCCACCCTGGGCAATCGTTTGCCTTTGGTATAGGACTGGTACCAGAAGTtggagaagaggatgaagaagaTGGTCCCATAAATCCAGATAAGGTGGATGAAGATGGGAAACTGGTACTGGCAGCTGGGCATGAAGTAGTACTGGGAGATGTGGATGGAGACGATCACAAACTGTGCCTGGGGAACaaggcagaacagaaacaaataactTATGGGAGCTGGCTTAAGGATCTCCCACTATACACCTTCTTTCTAAATGAAATCCGTAGGCTCTTCGCCCATCCTAAATACAGGTTCTTATAGCAAAGAGCAGCCAGCTGTAGCTGGAAGATGCAAGCACGAgtttaaaagcagtgtttctctGTCACCCTCCCAACATAGTtacagcccagaggcagcaggcTGAGCAATCCTCATGCCCTAACTAGGCTGTTAGGACTATCAGAGGCCACAGTGGGCCAGAGCTGCTAGAAACCCAGAGTCTAGCAGGACTACAGGTCCTGGTTGCATCTTTTATATGTACAAGCACTGATCTACCCTTCACATCAGAGGCTGAGGACACACACAACTTCATAGCGCAGACTTACCAGCTGGATGGCTGTGATGTGTTTTTTCCACCACAGGTACTTCTGGaaggcaggtcctgctgctGAGAGCCCGTAGTAGAAGTACATGACCACATGCACCATGGAATTGATCATGGCATGGAATGATCCCATTCCCCCTGTTAGACACATTTGCATAAGAATAAGTCATTCACCTGCAGCAAAACAGTACTAcattaaaaaagccaaaaaaccaCAACTCCTAGGAGCCCAGCagtagtgaaaaagaaaaaccttcctTGTTTAGCTGATACCAACCCCACCCCTTCTCCAGCCATTTCCTATCTTACCTGGTCCAAACTTTGCTCCCCACCACCAGCTCCAGGGCAGGACAGAGTGGTGGAAAAGGTGCAGGAATGTGACCTGTTCATTCTTCTTCCTCAGGACAAAAATGACCTGCAATGAGAGCCCAACAACATCAAGAGTCAACACCTTGGGGCAGGTGAAACAACCCAGGCCACTGCTTCAGTGTCTAGTCTCAGTGATGCTTCtccccccccacatcccccaaGATCATTGCAACCATACAGTAGGTTACCCCACAGTTTTCAGAGTCATGACAGAAGTAGCCTCTGTGATATCCTGAGCGGCCTCCCAATCAGTGATATCAGATAGAACTACTGGCAGTTCAGACCAAAAGGGCCAAAGGAGGCACCTACCACCTCAAGTACACTGTGTACATTGGGCCTCAATCTCTGTCTGAAGCAGTGATTAAGTTTCCCCCAAGAACAAGGCCTCTCCAGTAACTTACTCACCGTGTCTGTCAGTTCAATGAACTTGGAAAAGACAAACAGCCAAGCAACACTGACCATCTGTAACAGAACAGGTTAACATGAGACCCGTGTCAGTCAGAACATACCCCATGACCACATCTCTCCACGCAGAAGATCTAGAGTGACATTAACAGCTAGATACCGAGTCATTTGCCTCAGAGGAGAGGCGGGGAACCTGCTGTCCAGGCAAGCACTGAAAGCCATCCCTATTTATGAGAGACAGGAGAACTCACCCTGAGGGCCTTGGGGTCCTGTGAGAAGTCCACAGGGTCACATCGCCAGGTGTACCCGGTAAGCCACCCTGCCATCAGAAACTGCAACAAGAGCAGAGTGAGATCCAACACACAAGCCACTGCatttcccagccctgctcaaAATACCAGAGAAGAACCCACAGAGAGCTCTTCCATGACCCACACAGTCTGCATGGATTGCTTTATACATGGCAGACAACCTGCTGGCAACTCACCTCATAGACTATGTAGAGTGAAAGCCCCACCAGAAAGAAGTTATATAGCACCATGAATTTCTTCAGGTTTAAAGGCTTCCTGTTTGCCATTAGCCGGGGACCCAAGGAGAGTACAAAGTAGACATACGCCAGAAGGATGCCCAACACAAGGAATGGGGACTGCATCAGTGGATAATCAGCAATGCGGGGGTCTGTGGAGAAAGCCAAGGTGCACAACAGTAAGCATCCCAACCCCAATCTGCTAACAGCAATGTTAACACCAGAATTAAGTTAAGGACATGAAAATCCCATTCTCCAAGGATGGGAGTAGAGGCAAGGGGCAACCTGGTAACACAGACTGGAAAACCCAGCAAAGCTGTCTAAGATACAGCCTGAAGTTGGACTCCGGAGCTGCCTGGAGGAACGCACAAACGCCTCAGCAGACACTGAGGCAAGACAGCCTCAGGTAGCCCAAAAACCCCAGAGCTGCACTTACATTAGAACAGAACACAGCCAGGCCTGTGTTATATCAGATATGGCAGAACACATCCCCAGGCCTGTGGCAGTACAACATACAGTGCCACACACCCTGCATCTGCATAGAGCCACTCACCTGCTTTCTTCATGAAGTCCTGATACATAGTCACAATCCCCTCCATGGCTGTGGCAGTATGTCTGTGGAGAGAAGAAGGGCAGATCAGACAGTTCACCCAGGAAGgcagcctgcagagcacagccctacACATCGCATCTTGAGCACAGCTTCAGGGGTCCTGTTATGCTTACCTGGTTGTCATTGCTTCCAACTGATTATATACCAGCATCCACCTCCCAGTGAAGGCATGTATCACCTACTCCTCTTCCACAGACCTGATCCTGTCTCCCCACCTCTGCTGGAAACCACATCATCTATCACCTGTAGTCCTTCCAAGGCAGATCCTAATGTTTCATTTAAGAAAGcttccagccccagcactgcatctCCACCTCCTTGATCTTATTCTTGCTGTAACATGCTCAAGCATTAACACCACTAACAGCCATGATGTTGCGGAGCAGAAATCCCACCCATCCTATCCTCTCCTCCAAGAAGGTGCACAGAAATCACTTCCCACACATGGGCCTGGAGAAATGGGTCCCCCCACGGCAGTCTTCCTGGAGGATTACTGCTGCCACCATCAGGAAGCACATAACTCATCCAAGCTACAGCAGAGAGGCTGAAGTGACCTTTTCTCCAGCAGGGAGCATCCAGTCGCAGTCACACCAGTACCCCTCCAACTCTGACTGGGCAGGACAGCAGCAAGCGCCACACAAGACTACCCAGAATCAAAATGGGATCACACAGTGGCCTGCTGTCTACCTTCCCATTCACCACTTAAAGACAGCAAGCCTGTACCACCATAGCAGCAGTGCTAGCTCTGCACTCACCCACTCATACCCTGCTCCACTGAATCAGGCAGGGCCATCTACCTCCCCCCAACAGCCTCTTCACCCTGCTGCCTAAAGTACCCCTTCAagtgaggctgcagagcagccagcaccCCCAGAGACCCCAGGAACCTTTGCTGGCAACAGAGAAGGCAGTTCCAGGCACTACAATTAGCACTCTCCACGCATAAAAGAAgccagaaaagcacagcaggaaCTACAGCATCCTTGAAAGCTACTCAAGGCTTCAGCTGTGGGAAGGACAGTAAGTATAGCTCTTGAAAGCCGTGGAGCTTTAAGCTGCTCTCATGAGAGAGAACAAGCTCCAAACTCGTCTGTTGAGTTTCAAACTTTGACCACATCACCCAGCTACACCTCTGTTTGCTAGATTAAGTAGCCCTCAAGAGTGAGCTTCCAGCACAGGTACCTGACTTTTCAAGCTCAGTGTTTATCTTATCAAGCTGAGTGAGTCAGTCTTAGTAAAGACACAAGACTCCTATGGAGTGCTTACCTAATTGGGGCAGGCTGGGATAAGATAGTATCAAGGGCACCTACAAGCTCAGAGCGACATCTCACACTCCTAAGAGGGAGACAAGCTTAGAAGCTATGGATTACACACACTGCTCAACCGATTGCAGGGAGAAAAGGCACTGGTCTCATCCTGAACAAAGGCTCTGGGCACACACCAGGATTTCTACCATGGGAGAACTAGAAGGATTATGCTACAGACCTTATGGAAAGGATGTATGAGtttttcccacagcagcaggataTTGTTCTGTTTGACATAGCTAAAGGCAGACACATTTTTAGGGACTCCAAAGTCCTTGGATCTTTGCAAGATCTGGTATCCACGCTAGCAAGCTGCATGGTCCTGCAAGCGGAGACCAAAGCCTACCTTGCTCAGTAAGCAAATGCAAGTAAGTCTCACCCACTTCCACCTCCTGAAGGGCAGCCATGGTCTtcagacagagctgcagaagggtGATTGTAGAGCAGACTCAAGCATTACTTTCTGCCAGGCAGGAGGATGTGAAATGTATTGGCCTTCCTGAGTCAAGGGCTCCATGCTGTTCCACACCGGAAAGCAGAAGGGCTCACAAGTCTCCAGGTGCCTCATCCCTCTATACAACACCAACACTTCAGGTCTCCCTGCACACTGCGAGGAGTTAGTATTCACCAGGCATCTGCTCTTACCATGCTATGCTACACAACTACACAGGCTGGTACAGGAGAAATAGTTGTTCTCCTTTGACTCCAAGATCCTGATCCCCTTGTGCAAGAAACTGGGAGGAGACCGGAGATCCCAAAACTGAGCCTTGATTAGCTCAAGGGAAGTTAAGAAACAGGTTCAAGCTTCCCAAAGCACCTTGGGGCCCAAACACACCCCACATGCTGCCTGAAGGCCTTGCAACACATCTGCTTCCACCTCTCACCAACAGGTTATCACTTCTGTCTCAGGGGAAATTTCATACGCAGGCTAGAGCAACAGGCCAAATCTGTCCCAGTAACCAACACCGAGGATTAGATGCTTACTTACACTAAGCAGTGTATACACTGCAGATTTCCAACAAGCTATGCAGCCAGTTTGTGCTACTTCAGCAAGAACAGCAAGGCCCTTTATAACAAGTCCCAGCAGCCTGACCACAGCATTGTGATCCAGTGACAGACAACAGCTCAACCCATGTAGCTTTACCTCACAGAGCACATGCACCTTTCAAAGCACTTATCTTTCACCATACAGCAGTTACCACAAGCAACACAGTGAGTCCCAGCAGCCTAGTAGCCAGCACTCCCATTTCATCAGTATTCAAGTAAGAAATCAGTCCTTCAGCAGGCAAGCAACAATAATCTCCCCACTAGTTTAATTACAGACAGTACCAAAACAGCCTGGTTGGTGGCTGCAGAGTTGTCTTGCTGAACTGGCTATGGCAGACTTGGTCCTCATGAGGCTTCCAAGGGAACATCAACCCTCAAAGGTCAAGAGATAACCAACTGGCTGGACAACGAGCCAACCCTCATCCCTCACCTACAAGCTGGCAGCAAGGCTTGCTGACTGCTGATGAACTCCACAACCCCAGGAAAAAAGGCTCACCCTTCCACAGCTCCgccccagcacagcaaaagcaCCCACCCAACCTTGTAGAGCTTCTGACCCCAAAGGAGTCTGGCAGTGCCTGTGCATACTTAAAGTGCTCAGACCCTGCATTTCCCAGCAGGGCCATGGGGATCTACAGTTCAGATGATCTGATGATGGTAGCTGCTACTGCAGGAGAACAGGAATGAGCACCCCAGGATGTAGCAACTTTGAAGCACACATGGAAGGCACAACAAGCTGGCACTTCCATCCATCAACTACAGCAGTCAGCTCCAGGACGAGGTTGCCTTAGCTTATATGCAAGTGAACTCATCAAGATGAGCATGACAGCATCTGGCCAACATAAAACAATAGAAGCAAGGCAGTCAGAGACCAGGCAGCAGGAATTCATGcatccctgagcagcagcaccctgctctGTACAAGCTCTGAAGGGGTGGTGCTGCAAGACTGATGTTTACCatgaagcagagaaaactggatttttctccttttgcagctctttctccccaggaagaagagaagacaaTAGTCAGTGCACACTACTCAGTTTCATACACAGCATCTAGGGAAGCAAGCTCAAACACATACAGCAGAGAACAATCAACAGGAGAACTGTATTTAAGTATATGGTGGTATGTTAAATGATTCCAGCCATCAGTGTGAAGACTCAGTTGGAACACTGCTGTCCACATGCTGAAGTCCCTTCTTGTACCCCAAGAGAAATGAGAACCTAAAGAGAAATACCTGAGCCCCAAGTCACGTGCAAAGAAAACCAGCCTGGCACAAGACACTACACTTCAGGtatggaaaacaaagccaagagACTTGGGTGCAGtaagaaaacagagctgctcTTGCCTGACACCTTGGCTCTGAGGACTGGTGACAGTTGGACCGACCAGAGTCTGATAACAAGTCCCAGACCTCCCAGCCCAAGGGGCAGCACAAAGCTTCCTGGTGAGCATCGTAGTTAACAACACCAGATAAGACCCCACTTGAATCACACATCCATTTGTTACTTCCTCTGGCTCAGCTATGTATCATGCTGAATGAAAAAGGACGTTACTTACAGCCTGGAAACAGATGGTCAGCATCAGTATACTTTCATGTCAAAACAGAAGAGTTGTGTTCCCAGTGAAGGAGCAAACTCTCAAGCCCTTGCtatgcagcagctctggcaagAGTGTTGCTGCAGCCACTACTGGAGACAAGTTGGCCGAGCGCTGCTCCTTACACATCAGCTCCAAGCAGCACAATGTGATTGACCTGTCTGAAGCTGAGTAGTTTCCTCATCCTCAGCAGGTGGGTGTTAACACCAATAGAGGCCGTAAAACCCTTAGGTTTTTGGATGGCATCCTATAAACATTacctcctctccttcccatACTTGCCAGAAGGTAGGAATGAGAGGAGACAGACTAGTAAGCAACCTATGGAGTCTGGGTAGTCATCAGATCCCCTCAAGCTTGCAGGGGAAGGAACAAGCCTGCAGCAATAGGGCTTAGTAACCTTGTGCAAAAAATAAAGTAGGCAGTCAGACTCGGTCTGAGAAACACAACTTGCAGTGAGAGGTCTATATCCATACAGgggggctttttttccccttgggaACATCTTCCTGAACTGACCAACCAAACTGCCAGCATAGGCTTATTCTTTATCATACCCAACAATGGTGACTCCATGTTCAGGCTAACAGTACAGCTGAGAGCTGTCAGGAAGAGGCAACACTGGGAGAAACTCTGACACTGCAAAGAACTAGGGTGAAGGAATAAAGAAACTGGGCAAAACTCCTTGAGAAGTAAAAGCAACATTGCCACAGTAACTCTGTGTTAGACTCACATAGTACAAGGTGAGGCAGAGATGGCTGGGCTACCTATCTGAAGCaatggcacacagcagccctaCATGGTACAACGCAAAGAGCACCAGAAGAATATTAAGTAGGTGATGATGGAGGACACAGGGTTAGACCAAGAAGAGCTGATCCCAACACCTACTACTAGAAGTAGGTCAAAGCCCTCTGGCAGAGGAACACTGATCACCCCTATCTGCATGTGGGATGGACACAGCACCAGGGTGCTCATCTCTGTGGCTTTCATGATCATGCAAATGCTTCACAAGAAGGCTCCAAACCCAATCCCACAGCAGTGTCTGTAATCATTACACAGTAATAATCAGTGTGCTGTCCCATCCAGGCATGAGCACTAGTTGGACAGCAACACTAAAACAAGATGGATATTTAAAGTccacaaagcaagcagcaggaagACAACTTTCAAAATCACTCTAATAGCTCTGCCCTGACTATTCAAAAAGCCCATTATAAACTCAGAGCTACTTCTCACCTAGAGAAGGGCTCACTGACTACAGCTTCCTATGCCATCAGGTTCGATCTTCCCTATTCCCTGCACGAAGGGCAGCAGTCACACAACCACCTTCAAACGAGAGTTATGTTTGTTGGCAATACTAGAGGTGCCAGAGACTCCAGCACCATCATAGCTGTACAGCAAAGCTCAACAGCTTTAAGGCATAACAGGTGGCACCTTTAACAGGGTTTATAAGCATTAGGCCTCATTATCTCCACAGGTACCGGTTGATAACTTAAAGCCGAGTCTACTGCTTTTCCCACTTGTCCCATACAGAGAAGGAAAGCCTCTTAGGATTAAGTAGAAGCAGCACGGGATATAACTCCCTATGTATACAGGGAAAGTCTATTAGCAAACCACGAGCAAGCAGTTTATCAGATCAGCGCTCACAGACTAAGAGCATACCTTGCACCAAAGCTGGAGATCTTCCTGCCTCAGTGACTGCTTATGGCCTGATCTGCCCTACAAGGGAATGATCAACCTGAAATTAAACAGGCTCCAAGGAAGAATCAAGAACTACCAGACCTAGCTGCATCCACACAGAACTGCAGTCCCAGATGCAGCCTGTTGTTGTGGAAAGGCTGAGGCAGAAAAGGCTGCAGCCTGtcatctctgagcaacagcagcctCACAGCTCCTGGGGAccagctcctccctgcagcagctcaggctgcctcaCCTGTTTGACTGGAGGGAACCAGACTTTCCAGCCCACATACTCCCACCACTTGACAGCAAGGCACATGCTGGCACAAATCCAGAACAAAAGCATAGAAACAGGCAAAATCTGTTGGGTCATCACAAGTACCACTCCCAGCACCTCTTGAAGCTCATTCCTAAAGGATCACAGCCCAAGagctgtgagaaaaagaaactgctcacCTCCACTCTCTGACAACAGTGTAAAGTCAATCACACAGTAATGCAAGGAAACCAGCATCAGAGCATCATGGAGATGGAAAGCTTTTCTCCatcaggaaaaaacagaagacacTATGTCCCTTGTTtccacctaaaaaaaaaaaaaataaaagacatgctTCAAGACACCTTTAGGTCAGAATGATTTTATTGCCTCTTCCCTGAGCCCATTGTATCAGTTTTACTAGGACTGAATCATATTCCTGTCCCAGAGGACTATACATGCTCTCCATAACTAATAGACTTACAAGAAAATAGAGATGAGAATGTTATGCAGGGCCTGGGCTGTGTAGGTGGAATGGCTTAATCCCTACACTGAGATGCAGCAAGGAGAGACTGCTGCAACAGTTGGCATCAAGCTGCATCTCAAAGGAATATGttgtcagcagcagctcacaccCACAAGCTGAAGGGGCTCATCTCTTTGAAGAAGATAAGGAGCCTCAGTCAAGCCCCAAGGGCTCAGTCAACTGTTTGACTCTGTAAGCCATCCTTAAGAAGCCATCCAGCAGGTCTAGTGGGAAGGTCAGCTCCATCCACTTAGGAATCCGCCCTGACTGCATTCTAGCAGGAGAGAAGGTGGACAATTTTTGGCAGCACCGAAGGATGGATGCTTTGCTGCGCAGATGATCCTGGCACGGGGATGAGATGCTCTGAGGAATGCACTAGCAGCAAAGTACCTTGCATTATCCCACACCACCCACCAAACAAGTGCATGAGCCTTCACCTGGGAGTTGCTCCATTTCTTCCGACCATCCAGAAGCAACACATACAGCCAGTGGGACAGCATCAAGCAGCCATGGAAAGGAGTTTATACACTAAGGTATGTAGTCTGCCATTCTGTCAGAATGTCCTTCCATTCACATTGCCTCGTCAGGCCTTGTGAAATCAAAGCGGCAGCTTCACTAACATTGTATATCATCACATAAGGCCCACGTACATGACATACAGATCAAGCTCGGCACTGCCTACAGTAAGTCAGACAGATGAGCACTTGGCCAGTTAT is part of the Excalfactoria chinensis isolate bCotChi1 chromosome 8, bCotChi1.hap2, whole genome shotgun sequence genome and encodes:
- the ELOVL1 gene encoding very long chain fatty acid elongase 1 isoform X1; the protein is MLVYNQLEAMTTRHTATAMEGIVTMYQDFMKKADPRIADYPLMQSPFLVLGILLAYVYFVLSLGPRLMANRKPLNLKKFMVLYNFFLVGLSLYIVYEFLMAGWLTGYTWRCDPVDFSQDPKALRMVSVAWLFVFSKFIELTDTVIFVLRKKNEQVTFLHLFHHSVLPWSWWWGAKFGPGGMGSFHAMINSMVHVVMYFYYGLSAAGPAFQKYLWWKKHITAIQLAQFVIVSIHISQYYFMPSCQYQFPIFIHLIWIYGTIFFILFSNFWYQSYTKGKRLPRVAQQAAQHNGSSIHENGTVTNGKVKAN
- the ELOVL1 gene encoding very long chain fatty acid elongase 1 isoform X2, yielding MEGIVTMYQDFMKKADPRIADYPLMQSPFLVLGILLAYVYFVLSLGPRLMANRKPLNLKKFMVLYNFFLVGLSLYIVYEFLMAGWLTGYTWRCDPVDFSQDPKALRMVSVAWLFVFSKFIELTDTVIFVLRKKNEQVTFLHLFHHSVLPWSWWWGAKFGPGGMGSFHAMINSMVHVVMYFYYGLSAAGPAFQKYLWWKKHITAIQLAQFVIVSIHISQYYFMPSCQYQFPIFIHLIWIYGTIFFILFSNFWYQSYTKGKRLPRVAQQAAQHNGSSIHENGTVTNGKVKAN